The DNA window GTGGAGCCCGGCTGGCGCAGCGCCAGCACGCCATCGACCTCGGCGGCCTGGCTGAGCAGGCCCGACGAACCCACCCAGGCCAGCACCTCGCCCGTGGCGTTGTCGAGCACCACAATGGCGCCGTCTTCCACCTGGCGGCCCTGCAACTCGCGCAGGTGCTGTTCCAGCGTTTGCACGGCAAAGCGCTGCAAGGGCGCGCGCAGCGTGGTGGTGATGCGCGCTGGCGGCGCCGCCCCGCCCTCTGCCTGCGCCAGCGCCCGCCGCGCAAAATGCGGCGCCACGCCTTCGCTGGCGGCCCAGCCGCGCCGCTGCAGGGCGGCGCTGACAAACAGGTCAAGCGCATCGCAATCGACCCGCGGCCCTGGCGCCTTGCCCTGCATGTCGCGCAGCATACCGCAGGCGCGTTGGGTGACGACGGCCGGCGCGGCATTGGGGCCGCGCACCAGCGCGGCGGCCACGGCGGCCTCGCGGTCGTCCAGCCCGTGCGCGGCTTTGCCAAACAGGGTGCGGCTGAGTGCATCAATACCCACCAGCTCGCCCCGAAACGGCACGAGGTTGAGGTAGGCCTCCAAAATCTGGTCTTTGCGCCAGCGCCGGTCCAGCACCTGCGCGGCCACGGTCTGGCCGAGCTTTTGCACCACGCTGCGCCCGCCGGGCCGCTGGCGCAGGTCGGCCATGTCGGGGCTGTCAAGCAGGCCCGCCAGTTGCATGGTCAGGGTGCTGGCGCCGCGCGTGCGCTGGTTCCACAAATTACCCCAGGCGGCGGCTGTGGCGGCGCGCCAGTCCACACCGCTGTGCGCATAAAAGCGCTTGTCTTCCGACAGCACCATGGCGGTGCGCAGCGCGGGCGACACATCGGCCAGCGGCACCCACGCCCCGCGCCGCACCTGGGCATCGGTGCGCACACGCTGCAGCACCTCACCCTCGCGCGACAGCAGTACGGTTTCAGACGACTGGAAATCCTGGCGCACTTCGTCAAACGTGGGCAGGGCCCAGGCCAGGGAGGGCCCCAGCGCCAGACCCACCCACCACGCACAGCGCCAGGGCGCCACCAGCTCCCACCGAGGACGGAGACCCGTGGGTCGGTCAATAGAGATCAGGCGCAGCAGGCGGTGGAACATGGCGCCGCAGCATAGCAGCGGGGGCTGGCACGATGTGCGAAGCCCTCCTCCCGAGGGGCATCAGCGCGGCAGTTCGCTCGATCCCATCAGAAACTGGTCCACCGAGCGCGCCGCTTGACGGCCTTCGCGCCGCGCGCGCAGTGCGCGTTCATTCCTTCCCGCCCTGGGCGACCGGGAAGGCCGAACCCGGAACGTTTCAACGCGGCAGTTCGCTTGATCCCATCAAGAACTGGTCTACCGAGCGCGCCGCTTGTCGGCCTTCGCGCCGCGCGCGCAGTGCGCGTTCATTCCTTCCCGCCCTGGGCGACCGGGAAGGCCGAACCCGGAACGTTTCAACGCGGCAATTCGCTCGATCCCATCAAGAACTGGTCTACCGAGCGCGCCGCTTGTCGGCCTTCCCGGATCGCCCACACCACCAGCGATTGGCCCCGGCGGATGTCTCCCGCAGCAAATACTCCGGGCACGTTGGTGGCGTAGCCGCCTTCGTCGGTGCTGGCGCGCGCATTGCCACGGGCATCCTTCTCAATGCCGAACGCATCGAGCACGGGCGCCACAGGGCTGACAAAGCCCATGGCCAGCAGCACCAGGTCGGCCTGGTAATGCTTTTCTGTGCCCGCAATTTCGACCAGCTTGCCATCCTTGAACTCGACCTGCACGGTGGTCAATCCCTTGACCTTGCCCTTTTCGCCCGTGAACTCCTTGGTGGAGATGGCGAATTCACGCACGCAGCCTTCCTGGTGGCTGGAGCTGGTGCGCAGCTTGAGCGGCCAGTAGGGCCAGGTGAGTGGGCGGTTCTCTACCTCAGGAGGCATGGGCATGACTTCGAACTGGGTCACGCTGGCCGCACCGTGGCGGTTGCTGGTGCCCACGCAGTCGCTGCCGGTGTCGCCGCCGCCGATCACGATGACGTGTTTGCCATCGGCTCGGATCTGGCCCTTGAGCTTGTCGCCCGCGTTGACCTTGTTCTGCTGCGGCAAAAACTCCATGGCGAAGTGGATGCCGTCGAGGTCGCGGCCCGGCACGGGCAGGTCGCGGCTTTGCTCTGCGCCGCCGGTCAGCAGCACGGCGTCAAAGTCTTGCTTCAACTGCTCGGGGCTGATGGTCTCCTTGGCCCAGTTGGTCACCTTGGAGCCTTTGCCCAGGCCATCCTTGGCGGCGCCCACAAAAACGCCCGTGCGCACCGTGACGCCCTCGGCCTGCATCTGCTGGACGCGCCGGTCGATGTGCGTCTTCTCCATCTTGAAGTCGGGAATGCCATAGCGCAGCAGGCCACCCACGCGGTCGTTCTTCTCAAACAGCGTGACGTCATGCCCGGCGCGCGCCAGCTGCTGGGCCGCGGCCATGCCGGCAGGACCAGAGCCCACCACGGCCACTTTGCGGCCCGTCTTGTGCTTGGGCACCTGCGGCTGCACCCAGCCATGCTCCCAGGCGCGGTCGATGATGGCGTGCTCGATGCTCTTGATGCCCACGGCATCGTCGTTCACGTTGAGCACGCAGGCCGCCTCACAGGGTGCGGGGCAGATGCGGCCGGTGAACTCGGGGAAGTTGTTGGTCGAATTGAGTACGGCGAACGCGCTCTTCCAGTCGGCCTGGTACACCAGGTCGTTGAAGTCCGGAATGATGTTGTTCACCGGGCAGCCATTGCTGCAGAACGGCGTGCCGCAGTCCATGCAGCGCGCAGCCTGCACGCGGGCCTGGGCGTCGTCCAAGCCAATGACAAATTCGCGGTAGTTCTTGAGGCGCTCGGGCACACCTTTGTAGCCCTCTTCGATGCGCCCGTATTCCATGAAGCCTGTGGTCTTTCCCATGTCTGTGTCCTTGTGAATGATGTGCTGGCAGCGAGCGGCCTCAAGGGGCCACTTTTGCTACTGTTTCTGTAGCTTCTACCGCTGGTGTAGCGGACTCTTCAAGCACTTTTCTTTCATATATTTCAGACAGGGCGCGCTTGTATTCGGTGGGGAACACCTTGACGAATTTGCTGCGCGATGCGGCCCAGTGGTCGAGCAGTTCGCGCGCACGCTTGCTGCCGGTCCAGCGGTTGTGGTCTTCCAGCATTTTCTTGAGCTGGGCTTCGTCGGTCTGGTCGCGGTGCCAGGTGGCACGCGGCGTGGTGGCCATTTGCTCGTCACTGGGCAGGATGCGTTCGAGCGTGACCATAGACAGGTTGCAACGGGTGTCGAACTGGCCGTCCTCGTCGTACACATAGGCCACGCCGCCGCTCATGCCCGCCGCGAAGTTGCGGCCGGTCTGGCCCAGCACCACCACGGTGCCGCCGGTCATGTATTCGCAGCCATGGTCGCCCGTGCCTTCCACCACCGCAGTGGCTCCCGACAGGCGCACAGCAAAGCGCTCGCCGGCCACGCCGCTGAAATAGGCCTCGCCGCTGGTGGCGCCGTACATGACGGTGTTGCCCACGATGGTGTTGCGCGCAGCATCGCCCCGAAAGTCGATGCTCGGGCGCACGATCACGCGGCCGCCCGACAGGCCCTTGCCCGTGTAGTCGTTGGCGTCGCCAATCAGGTACAGCGTGATGCCACGGCACAAGAAAGCGCCAAACGACTGGCCGCCCGTGCCTTCGAGCTGGATGCGGATGTTGTCGTCGGGCAAGCCCTCAGGGTGCAGGCGGGTGACTGCACCCGAGAGCATGGCGCCGACCGAGCGATTCACGTTGCGCACCACTTCGATGAACTGCACACGCTCGCCCTTTTCGATGGCGGGCTGGCTGCGCTCGATGAGCTTGCGGTCCAGCGTGTGCTCAATGTCGTGGTCTTGGACTTGAACATGGAAGCGCGGTACGTCGGCGGGCACGATGGGTTGGGCGAACAGGCGGCCGAAATCGAGGCCACGGGCCTTCCAGTGCTCCAGGCCCTTGCGCATATCGAGCAGGTCGGTGCGGCCAATCAGGTCGTCAAACTTGCGCACGCCCAGTTGCGCCATGATTTGGCGCACTTCTTCGGCCACGAAGAAGAAGTAGTTGACGACATGCTCAGGCTTGCCCGAGAACTTGGCGCGCAGCACCGGGTCTTGCGTGGCCACGCCCACGGGGCAGGTGTTGAGGTGGCATTTGCGCATCATGATGCAGCCCTCGACCACCAGCGGCGCCGTGGCAAAGCCGAACTCGTCGGCACCGAGCAGCGCACCAATCGCCACATCGCGGCCGGTTTTCATCTGCCCGTCGGCCTGCACACGGATGCGCCCGCGCAGGCGGTTGAGCACCAGGGTCTGCTGGGTTTCGGCCAGGCCGATTTCCCACGGACCGCCGGCGTGCTTGATGGACGACCAGGGCGATGCGCCCGTGCCGCCATCGTGGCCGGCGATCACGACGTGGTCGCTCTTGCACTTGGCCACGCCCGCCGCAATGGTGCCCACACCCACTTCGGACACCAGCTTGACGCTGATGCTGGCGTGCGGCGCGACGTTTTTCAGGTCGTGGATGAGCTGCGCCAAGTCTTCAATGGAATAAATGTCATGGTGCGGCGGGGGCGAGATCAAGCCCACGCCAGGCACGCTGTGGCGCAGCTTGCCGATGTAGTTGGACACCTTGCCGCCGGGCAGCTGGCCGCCCTCGCCCGGCTTGGCGCCCTGGGCCATCTTGATCTGGATCTGGTCGGCGCTGCTGAGGTATTCGGCCGTGACGCCAAAACGCCCCGAGGCGACTTGCTTGATGCGGCTGCGCAGCGAGTCACCGTCCAGCAAAGGCAGGTCGACCTCGACGTTCTCGGGACCGATCACGCTCTTGAGGCTGTCGCCCTGCTTGATCGGGATGCCCTTGAGTTCATTGCGGTAGCGCGCGG is part of the Simplicispira sp. 125 genome and encodes:
- a CDS encoding glutamate synthase subunit beta — translated: MGKTTGFMEYGRIEEGYKGVPERLKNYREFVIGLDDAQARVQAARCMDCGTPFCSNGCPVNNIIPDFNDLVYQADWKSAFAVLNSTNNFPEFTGRICPAPCEAACVLNVNDDAVGIKSIEHAIIDRAWEHGWVQPQVPKHKTGRKVAVVGSGPAGMAAAQQLARAGHDVTLFEKNDRVGGLLRYGIPDFKMEKTHIDRRVQQMQAEGVTVRTGVFVGAAKDGLGKGSKVTNWAKETISPEQLKQDFDAVLLTGGAEQSRDLPVPGRDLDGIHFAMEFLPQQNKVNAGDKLKGQIRADGKHVIVIGGGDTGSDCVGTSNRHGAASVTQFEVMPMPPEVENRPLTWPYWPLKLRTSSSHQEGCVREFAISTKEFTGEKGKVKGLTTVQVEFKDGKLVEIAGTEKHYQADLVLLAMGFVSPVAPVLDAFGIEKDARGNARASTDEGGYATNVPGVFAAGDIRRGQSLVVWAIREGRQAARSVDQFLMGSSELPR